The uncultured Desulfuromonas sp. genome has a segment encoding these proteins:
- a CDS encoding FeoA family protein, translating to MSSSIRLLHVHDKATITSVTAPGEMGRRLRDMGLVPGTEIEIIGRAPLKDPVALRLRGFTLTLRNNEADYIHVAKKDSN from the coding sequence ATGAGTTCATCTATCCGTTTGTTACATGTTCACGATAAAGCCACGATAACCTCTGTCACGGCACCAGGAGAAATGGGTCGTCGGCTACGCGACATGGGACTGGTTCCCGGCACTGAAATTGAAATTATCGGTCGCGCACCACTGAAAGATCCCGTCGCCTTACGCTTACGTGGTTTTACTCTGACGCTACGTAACAACGAGGCCGACTATATTCATGTCGCTAAGAAAGATTCCAATTGA